A section of the Candidatus Binatia bacterium genome encodes:
- a CDS encoding glycosyl transferase family 1, whose amino-acid sequence MGRPLLILNERDLSHPWAGGAELHIAEMAKCFVRRGYRPTLLCTRFAGARAEEVTEYGLRIVRFGNRFTYYLYLPTVVRREASIPGVVILEHLNKIPFCTPLYTRVPVILVAHHLFGWTAFRQASLPVAAAVVALERLIPRVYRGRPFIAVSSSTRDDLIGRGVSGDSIRVIPNGLDHTLYNPNGRLPAEQPTLLVLGRVEFYKRIDLVLRAAAELRRALPTLHVVIVGDGRARARLEKLARELQLQACVTFTGFVPDAEKVAHIRRCHLVVNTSEKEGWGLTVLEANACGLPVVASDVPGLRDAVRHGETGLLVPHGDVAALAAAIRTLLEDTTLRERLGRGALQWAQQFSWEAAADRTLEVVEAEAARA is encoded by the coding sequence ATGGGTAGGCCCCTCCTGATTTTGAACGAGCGGGACTTGAGTCACCCTTGGGCTGGTGGAGCGGAGCTCCACATTGCCGAGATGGCGAAGTGTTTCGTGCGCCGCGGTTATCGCCCCACGCTGTTGTGCACGCGCTTTGCCGGTGCACGGGCGGAAGAGGTCACCGAATACGGGCTGAGGATCGTGCGGTTCGGAAACCGCTTCACGTACTACCTTTACCTCCCTACCGTGGTGCGGCGCGAAGCGAGCATTCCGGGAGTGGTGATTCTCGAACACCTCAACAAAATTCCTTTTTGTACTCCACTCTACACGCGGGTGCCGGTGATTTTGGTGGCGCACCACCTCTTCGGTTGGACGGCGTTTCGCCAGGCTTCGCTTCCGGTTGCCGCTGCCGTCGTGGCGTTGGAACGATTGATTCCGCGGGTGTACCGCGGCCGGCCGTTTATCGCTGTCTCTTCGAGCACGCGCGACGACTTGATCGGGCGAGGCGTTTCGGGAGATTCGATCCGTGTGATTCCCAATGGGCTGGATCATACACTCTACAACCCAAATGGCCGACTTCCCGCGGAGCAACCCACGCTGCTCGTATTGGGACGGGTGGAGTTCTACAAGCGCATTGATTTGGTGTTGCGTGCGGCGGCGGAGTTACGCCGCGCGCTGCCCACTTTGCACGTCGTCATTGTTGGGGACGGCCGGGCTCGTGCCCGGCTGGAAAAGCTGGCTAGAGAGCTGCAATTGCAAGCCTGCGTAACCTTTACGGGATTTGTGCCGGACGCTGAAAAAGTGGCCCACATTCGGCGCTGCCACTTGGTGGTCAACACCTCCGAGAAGGAAGGCTGGGGACTCACCGTTCTGGAAGCGAATGCATGTGGCCTGCCGGTGGTAGCCAGCGACGTGCCCGGATTGCGGGACGCAGTGCGACACGGGGAAACAGGCCTCTTGGTTCCACACGGCGACGTCGCCGCGCTGGCTGCGGCTATTCGAACCTTGCTCGAGGACACCACGTTGCGGGAGCGGCTCGGTCGTGGCGCCCTTCAATGGGCACAGCAGTTTTCCTGGGAGGCCGCCGCCGATCGTACGCTCGAAGTGGTCGAGGCGGAAGCAGCCCGGGCGTAA
- a CDS encoding dolichyl-phosphate beta-D-mannosyltransferase, with translation MIACVVIPTYNERENIQRLVPALLDRREGLRVLVVDDNSPDGTADAVRALAHADGRVSLLLRDRKEGIGPAYLAGFRKALEDGADFIVQMDADFSHPVEMVPELLQLARDHDLVLGSRYLNGITVVNWPIGRLLLSYFGNAYARWVTGLPVADVTGGFKCWRRELLARIPLERVRSNGYAFQIEMTFRACQLGARLCETPILFVDRTIGDSKMNKRIALEALWIVWWLQWKRWRGSL, from the coding sequence ATGATCGCCTGTGTCGTGATCCCCACGTATAACGAGCGCGAGAACATCCAGCGTCTCGTGCCGGCTTTGCTCGACCGCCGCGAGGGGTTGCGGGTCCTCGTGGTAGACGACAATTCCCCCGACGGCACGGCTGATGCGGTTCGCGCGTTGGCCCATGCGGATGGGCGCGTCTCGCTTCTCTTGCGCGACCGCAAGGAGGGAATCGGCCCAGCGTACTTGGCTGGCTTCCGCAAAGCCTTGGAGGATGGTGCCGACTTTATCGTGCAGATGGATGCGGACTTCTCGCATCCGGTGGAGATGGTGCCCGAACTGCTGCAACTGGCTCGAGACCACGACTTGGTGCTGGGCTCGCGGTACCTGAATGGCATCACGGTGGTGAACTGGCCGATCGGCCGCTTGCTGCTGAGTTACTTTGGCAACGCCTACGCGCGCTGGGTGACGGGGCTGCCGGTGGCGGACGTGACGGGTGGCTTTAAGTGTTGGCGGCGCGAGTTGCTGGCACGCATTCCCTTGGAACGAGTGCGTTCGAATGGTTACGCGTTCCAGATCGAGATGACGTTTCGGGCGTGCCAGCTCGGGGCGCGCTTGTGCGAGACCCCGATCTTGTTCGTGGATCGCACCATCGGGGACTCCAAGATGAACAAGCGCATCGCGCTCGAGGCGTTGTGGATTGTGTGGTGGCTCCAGTGGAAGCGGTGGCGCGGGTCCCTCTGA
- a CDS encoding dTDP-4-dehydrorhamnose 3,5-epimerase: MIRDVRLIELKPRVDDRGYLIKVLRADDPHFTKFGEVYIVGDFARGTVRAWHKHRVLWDYFHISHGAAKFALCDDRPDSPTYRQLDEYVLSARNPSTLVVPPGVYHGWVALEDDTQLVSIASELYDPDNPDEERIPWNSFDYDWSVRFR, translated from the coding sequence ATGATTCGCGACGTGCGCCTCATCGAGCTCAAGCCACGGGTGGACGATCGAGGCTATTTGATTAAAGTGCTGCGCGCAGACGACCCTCATTTCACCAAGTTTGGCGAAGTGTACATCGTGGGGGATTTTGCGCGTGGCACCGTGCGGGCCTGGCACAAACATCGAGTCTTGTGGGATTACTTCCACATCAGTCACGGTGCGGCGAAGTTTGCGTTGTGTGATGATCGGCCCGACAGTCCCACGTATCGGCAACTCGACGAGTACGTGTTGAGTGCCAGAAATCCGTCCACACTCGTGGTCCCTCCGGGCGTATATCATGGTTGGGTGGCACTCGAGGACGATACCCAACTCGTGAGCATTGCAAGCGAACTGTACGATCCCGACAACCCCGACGAAGAACGCATTCCGTGGAATTCGTTTGACTACGATTGGTCCGTGCGCTTTCGTTGA